A window of Armatimonadota bacterium contains these coding sequences:
- a CDS encoding ABC transporter ATP-binding protein, whose protein sequence is MAATLLRVEDLRLYFRTRRGPVQAVDGVSFTVERGRTLVVVGESGCGKSSLARAILRLLPRNVHTYTGRIWLEGTELMGLPEERFRREVRWVRIALVPQAAMNALNPVIRVGEQVAEPLILHRRVASPEAARREVHDVFKRVGVPADFVDRYPFELSGGMRQRVALAMALVLRPDVIVLDEPTSALDVLTQANVMNVLKMIKREFGTSFILITHDIGTSSELADDAAVMYAGQIVELSRAAQFYREPMHPYAQALMASVPTLREDKPLGFIRGRPPSLVEPPAGCRFADRCAKRFDRCEEDPPLDAVDGDRRVKCWLHVGGAVHAR, encoded by the coding sequence ATGGCCGCGACGCTGCTGCGGGTCGAAGACCTCCGGCTGTACTTCCGCACGCGTCGGGGACCGGTGCAGGCCGTCGACGGCGTCAGCTTTACGGTCGAGCGCGGTCGGACGCTCGTCGTCGTCGGGGAGAGCGGCTGCGGGAAGAGCTCGCTGGCCCGGGCGATCCTGCGCCTGCTGCCCCGCAACGTCCACACGTACACCGGGCGCATCTGGCTGGAGGGCACGGAACTGATGGGCCTGCCCGAGGAGCGGTTCCGCCGGGAAGTGCGGTGGGTCCGGATCGCGCTCGTGCCGCAGGCGGCGATGAACGCGCTGAATCCTGTGATCCGCGTCGGTGAGCAGGTCGCCGAGCCTTTGATCCTGCACCGCCGCGTCGCGAGCCCGGAGGCGGCGCGCCGGGAGGTCCACGACGTCTTCAAGCGGGTGGGCGTACCGGCCGACTTTGTCGACCGCTATCCGTTCGAGCTCAGCGGCGGCATGCGGCAGCGGGTCGCGCTCGCCATGGCCCTCGTGCTCCGGCCGGACGTAATCGTGCTCGACGAGCCGACCTCGGCCCTCGACGTCCTGACCCAGGCGAACGTGATGAACGTGTTGAAGATGATCAAGCGGGAGTTCGGTACGAGTTTCATCCTCATCACGCACGACATCGGCACCAGCAGCGAGCTGGCGGACGACGCCGCCGTGATGTACGCAGGGCAGATCGTCGAACTCAGCCGCGCCGCCCAGTTCTACCGGGAACCCATGCACCCCTACGCCCAGGCGCTCATGGCGAGCGTCCCCACGCTGCGCGAGGACAAGCCGCTGGGCTTCATCCGAGGGCGCCCGCCCAGCCTCGTCGAACCGCCCGCCGGATGCCGCTTCGCAGACCGCTGCGCCAAGCGGTTCGACCGCTGCGAGGAGGATCCGCCGCTGGATGCGGTAGACGGGGACCGGCGCGTGAAGTGCTGGCTGCACGTCGGGGGAGCGGTCCATGCCCGGTGA
- a CDS encoding ABC transporter permease, with amino-acid sequence MATLPRVVTYTLTRGVALFLTTAVGVYLTILVANMGGYVDQIKRSEIREQVGIAVGLNPEYQQLPPDVRQRMIEEMIRVEEQRLGLDRPFLLRSVYFLRDALLLRLGFAERTTSDTGSRLVRNIILDRLPPTLLLFATTQILLFLMAVGFALSLSRRYGSAADRAVVGLAPTSAAPAWFYGIFLILIFAAWLRVLPFGGMVDAPPPENRIAYALSVLRHMLLPAMAMVLSSVFLAIYSWRTFFLIFSSEDYVEVAKAKGLPGRLVERRYILRPTLPTIITNFALGLIGAWTGAIVLETVFNWPGLGRALYQAIGTFDTPVIVGATILYAYLLAITVFVLDIVYAIVDPRVKVGLAAER; translated from the coding sequence ATGGCGACGCTCCCGCGTGTGGTGACCTACACCCTCACGCGGGGCGTCGCCCTGTTTTTGACCACCGCGGTCGGCGTCTACCTGACGATCCTCGTCGCCAACATGGGTGGATACGTCGACCAGATCAAGCGCTCGGAGATCCGAGAGCAGGTCGGCATCGCCGTCGGGCTGAACCCCGAATACCAACAGCTGCCGCCCGACGTGCGCCAGCGCATGATCGAGGAGATGATCCGCGTGGAAGAGCAGCGGTTGGGACTGGACCGCCCGTTCCTCCTGCGTTCGGTGTACTTCCTCCGTGATGCTCTTCTGTTGCGCCTGGGATTCGCCGAGCGCACCACGAGCGACACGGGATCGAGGCTCGTGCGCAACATCATCCTGGACCGCCTACCCCCCACGCTGCTGCTGTTTGCGACGACGCAGATCCTGCTGTTTTTGATGGCCGTGGGCTTCGCGTTGTCCCTGTCGCGGCGGTACGGGAGCGCGGCCGATCGGGCGGTGGTGGGGCTGGCGCCAACGTCGGCGGCACCGGCGTGGTTTTACGGAATCTTTCTCATCCTCATCTTCGCCGCGTGGCTGCGCGTACTGCCGTTCGGCGGCATGGTGGACGCCCCGCCACCCGAGAACAGGATCGCGTACGCGCTCAGTGTCTTGCGGCACATGCTGCTGCCCGCGATGGCCATGGTTTTGAGTTCCGTCTTTCTGGCGATCTACTCCTGGCGTACGTTCTTTTTGATCTTCAGCAGCGAGGACTACGTGGAGGTGGCCAAAGCCAAGGGCCTGCCGGGCCGACTGGTCGAGCGCCGGTACATCCTGAGGCCCACGCTGCCGACGATCATCACGAACTTCGCACTGGGGCTGATCGGGGCCTGGACGGGCGCGATCGTCCTGGAGACGGTGTTCAACTGGCCGGGGCTGGGGCGCGCGCTTTACCAGGCGATCGGGACGTTCGACACCCCGGTGATCGTCGGTGCGACGATCCTGTATGCTTACCTTCTGGCGATCACGGTCTTCGTCTTGGACATCGTGTACGCGATCGTGGACCCCCGGGTGAAAGTCGGACTGGCGGCCGAGCGATGA
- a CDS encoding ABC transporter permease: MSEGLRQLLGYRAAAAGVVIVALLLATSVYAVVTIPYSEAIRLWRGGEDLWRENPRNARPEWVNAFRRDNLPPTITVDSRAVPYAERTVGVQVREVTFDLPFDYAYSHFPTELAVLFEADYAGQAGPQVELVWKTPDGAEIRLTEIGLRRRDVYRISADPRVQQELGDRPEVALFADPDRPGEVLQGRYALGVRAYLFDPASTVNARLVVYGRVHGLAGTDHLRRDLSLALLWGTPIAMAFGLLAAVGSTVSTMVIAAVGAYYARWVDGLIQRITEVNLILPGLPILIMIATLYSRSIWVILGVVILLGVFSAGIKTYRALFLQIRESPYIEAARAYGAGGLRIVFSYMIPRAVPTLIPSFVTLIPSFVFLEATLAVLGLGDPLLPTWGKVIEDAYRAGALYVGHYYWILQPAALLMVTGLGFTMLGFALDRIFNPRLREL, translated from the coding sequence ATGAGCGAAGGGCTGCGGCAGCTGCTGGGGTATCGGGCCGCGGCCGCGGGCGTGGTGATCGTCGCGCTGCTCCTGGCGACCTCGGTCTACGCAGTGGTCACGATCCCCTATAGCGAGGCGATCCGGCTGTGGCGCGGCGGAGAGGATCTGTGGCGGGAAAACCCGCGCAACGCCCGCCCGGAGTGGGTGAACGCGTTCCGGCGGGACAATCTGCCACCGACGATCACCGTCGACAGCCGCGCGGTGCCCTACGCAGAGCGGACCGTCGGGGTGCAGGTACGGGAGGTGACCTTCGATCTGCCGTTCGACTACGCGTACAGCCACTTCCCGACCGAGCTGGCGGTCTTGTTCGAGGCGGACTACGCGGGTCAGGCCGGCCCCCAGGTGGAACTGGTCTGGAAGACGCCCGACGGCGCCGAGATCCGGCTCACCGAGATTGGCCTGCGGCGCCGGGACGTGTACCGGATCTCCGCGGATCCCCGCGTGCAGCAGGAACTCGGCGACCGGCCGGAAGTCGCGCTGTTTGCCGATCCCGATCGGCCGGGCGAGGTTCTCCAGGGGCGGTATGCGCTGGGGGTGCGGGCGTACCTCTTCGACCCGGCCTCGACCGTCAACGCCCGCTTGGTGGTGTACGGCCGGGTCCACGGGCTGGCGGGCACCGACCACCTGCGGCGGGATCTGAGCCTCGCGCTGTTGTGGGGTACGCCGATCGCGATGGCGTTCGGCCTGCTGGCGGCCGTCGGGTCCACGGTCAGCACGATGGTGATCGCGGCGGTGGGCGCGTACTACGCGCGGTGGGTGGACGGGTTGATCCAGCGGATCACGGAGGTTAACCTCATCCTGCCGGGTCTTCCGATCCTGATCATGATCGCTACCCTGTACTCGCGCAGCATCTGGGTCATCCTGGGCGTGGTCATCCTGCTCGGGGTGTTCAGCGCCGGGATCAAGACATACCGGGCGCTGTTCTTGCAGATCCGCGAGTCCCCCTACATCGAGGCGGCACGGGCGTACGGCGCCGGCGGGTTGCGCATTGTCTTCTCCTACATGATCCCGCGGGCGGTCCCGACCCTCATTCCGTCGTTCGTCACCCTGATCCCCAGCTTCGTCTTCCTGGAAGCGACGCTTGCCGTGCTCGGTCTGGGGGATCCGCTGCTGCCCACCTGGGGCAAGGTGATTGAGGACGCCTACCGGGCGGGCGCCCTGTACGTCGGGCACTACTACTGGATCCTGCAACCCGCGGCGCTTTTGATGGTCACCGGGCTTGGGTTCACGATGCTCGGGTTCGCCCTCGACCGGATCTTCAATCCCCGGCTGCGGGAGCTGTGA